The nucleotide sequence CCGATAGTTGTATTGAAACTTTCAAAAGAGACCATGAATTCGGTAGTACATGGAGAACTGAGTTTTCAGAGAGCTTTCATGATGGGAAGGATGCAGGTAAAGGGTGATTTTTCACAACTCAAGACTTTAGATGATGTATTTCCTTTTGGCGGCTGAACAGATAAATAATAAAAGGCATTGGTCCATAAATTATGGATCAATGCCCTTTCGTCACTTCGTTCCTCAAATTCATGACTTCTTGTGGGTCAATCAAGGAAAAGACCCACAAGAATCCGGCTTCGCCGGACACGCCTTCACCTTCCGGTGAAGCCTGGTCCAATACGATTCCCGTTTTTCTGAGGAAAAACAGGAATCTATATTATTTTGTGAGTGTTTCAACTATTTCCTTGAGCTCTTCATCGGAGGGCTTGCCGGGTTTCCAGCCGATCTTCTGACCGTCATCTTTGTAACGGGGAATAAGGTGCAGATGGAAGTGAAAAACAGTCTGACCTGCAACTTCGCCGTTATTCTGAACCAGATTAAAGCCGTCTGCATTGAGCTTTTCTGTCATTTCGGTGGCCATTTTCTTTGCAAGAACCATGGCTTTGGCAGCGGTTTCATCGGGAATCTCATAGATATTTGCATAATGTTCTTTCGGAAGAATAAGTGCATGGCCCTTTGTAGCCGGACCCGCATCAAGGATCACTCTGAAATCATCATCTTCATAGAGAGTATTAGTTTCAAATACTCCGTTTGCAAGTTTACAAAAAATGCAATCATCCTTCATATTAAAAACCCTCCTGTATTTAGGCGGATGTTATGATCCGCCTGTTTTTTAATTTATCAGATACCTGATTCGTTAAGATATTTCTCCTGTTCGGGAGTGAGCTTGTCGATGGATTTGCCAAGGAATGAAAGCTTCTTAACGGCAACTTCTCTGTCAACTTCTTCCGGAACATCGATGAGCATATCTTTAATGTCATTTCTGTGCTCAACAAGATATTTAGCGGAAAGAGCCTGGATAGCAAATGACATATCCATGATCTCAGCCGGATGTCCGTCACCGCAGGCAAGATTTACAAGTCTGCCTTCACCGAGAACATAGATCCAGTTTCCGTTGCTGAGCTTGTAGCCCATGATATTATTTCTCATTTCAGCGCTCTCAACGGCAATTTCTCTAAGTCTTGCCATATCGATCTCGCAGTCAAAATGTCCAGCGTTGCAGAGGATAGCACCATCTTTTAACTGATAGAAATCTTCCTCATCGATGACTTTATCGCAGCCGGTAACGGTAACGAAGAAATCACCGAGCTTGGCAGCGTCGTTCATAGGCATTACATCGAATCCATCCATAACCGCCTCAATAGCGCGAACAGGATCGATCTCTGTAACGATGACTCTTGCGCCGAGCCCCTTTGCTCTCATTGCAACGCCCTTGCCGCACCAGCCGTAGCCTGCAACAACAACGATCTTTCCTGCAACAACGAGGTTGGTTGTACGGTTGATACCGTCCCATACGGACTGGCCTGTACCATAACGGTTATCGAAGAAATGCTTCATCATGGCATTATTAACGCGAACCATAGGGAATTTAAGCTTGCCTTCTCTGTTCATTGCTTCGAGACGGATGATACCTGTAGTAGTCTCTTCGCATCCTCCGATAACGCAGGGGATAAGATCCTGAAGTTCGGTGTGCATCATGTGGACAAGGTCTCCGCCGTCATCGATGATGATATCGGGACCTGGTGAAAGGACTGCCCTGATGTGGCTCATATATTCCTCATCAGTAGTTCCGTGCCATGCGTGTACCTCAAGTCCTTCGTGGACAAGGGCAGCGGCAACGTCATCCTGGGTTGAAAGAGGATTTGAACCTGTAACGTACATTTCTGCACCGCCGGCTTTAAGAGTAAGGCAGAGAAAAGCGGTCTTAGCTTCAAGGTGTACGGAAAGAGCTATTTTCTTGCCTGCGAAGGGCTTTGTCTTTTCGAATTCGTCATGAAGCATGGAAAGAAGGGAACAATTGCGGCGTACCCATTCAATTTTCCTTAAACCGGATTCTGCGAGGTTAATGTCTTTGATTTCACTTGCCATTTTTTTCTCCTTAATAAACGTAAGTTTATATGTTGACATAGCCTGTCGGTTGCCGCATCTGTATGTCACATGCTGACGCATGTTCCGACAGCTGCTGGCTCCTTATGAGCTGTATATCTATATATTCTAAAATAATCAATACTCTTTTTTGTCGAGACCAAGTCTTGAGCAGATCTTTCTGATCTCGTAGTAAACGCGTTCTTCGTCAACGGTCTTTATCTCGCGGTTCTGCATGACGATCCGGCCATTGATGATAACCGTATCTGTCTCTGAGCCGTTTGCAGAGTAGCAGAGAGCTGCGAGAAGGTTATTATTCGGCATCATTGAAGGTACGTCAAGTCTGAGGATAGCGAGGTCGGCCTTCTTACCGACTTCGATAGTTCCTGTCTTATCGGCAAGTCCGAGAGCCTGTGCACCGTTTCTGGTTGCGATTGCAAAGGTTTCTCTTGCACTGATGCACTGAGGTGTCTTGTGAGTTCCTTTGTGTATGAGCGAAAGGAATGACATCTCGCGGAACATGTTCTGGCCGTTATTGGAAGCTGCGCCATCGGTTCCGAGACATACATTTACGCCGGCTGCCATCATTTCAGGAATTGGGGCAAATCCGTTTCCGAGTTTCATATTGGAAGCAGGATTTGTAACAACACTTACATTATATTTTTTAAGTATCTCAATATCTGAAGGAGTTACCTGAACGCAGTGGGCTGCGATGGTCGGAACCTCGAAAACGCCTGCATCTCTGGCATATTCGATAGGGGTGCAGTTGTGATCCTTCATCATATTTTCGCTCTCTGTTGCTGACTCGGAAAGATGGATATGGATTCCGTATCCTTTTTCTTTAGCAACATCTGCGCACATTTTTAAGTATTCAGGGCTGCAGGTATAAGGAGCGTGAGGACCAAAGAAAAATCCGAGACGGTCACAGTCCTTTCCGTCCTCCATTTCCTCTAAAGCTTCATTTAATCGTTTGTCGGATTTATCATATTTATCGCCTACAAGACCACGGCAGATAGTAGCTCTCATACCGCTTTCTTTAACGGCACGGGTTGTTTTGTGGATATTCATCTGCTGGTCGTTAAAGCAGGTTGTTCCGGACTTGATCATTTCAATCTGTCCTAAAAGTGAGCCCCAGTAAGCATCATCACCTTCAAGTCTGTCCTCTATCGGGTTAACAGTCTTAAAGAGCCAGTCCATGAAAGAAAGGTCATCAGCGCAGTTGCGCATCATGGACATATAAGTATGAGTATGGGCATTTATAAGACCCGGGATAACGAATCTGTCCTTTCCGTCAATAACTGTATCCTCAGTGAAACCCTCAGGTTTTTGATCTATTCCGACGATATTTTCGCCGTCAATATAAATGCTGTGTTTTGCAATTTTGTCGATGCCGTTTTCACATAAAACTGTAAGAGCATCTTTGATTACTATTCCCATTTTTACCTCCGATCATTAATAAATATTGAAATTAAATTTAGTTAAAATTATATCCGGCAATACGCCTTGAAAGATAAACTCCTATTTCGTGAGTAAAGGTTCTGACTGCATCTCCGAGTTCTTCAGGAGCAGTATAAAGGGATGAACCGCTTTCAAAATTCAAGGAACCGTCATAATGGATATCCCTAAGACCTGAAATGAGTGCCTCCCAGTCGGTAGTTGGTTTTCCGCTCCAATATCTAGGGTGGGTATAGGGAATTCCGTGAGTATCCGAGACAGTGTCATTTTCATGTAAGTGCAGGACTTTGAGCCTAGAACCCAGCATGATCAGAAACTGGTGTATATTACTGCCCAGCATTGCCGCGTGCCCTATATCAAAACAAAATCCGAAACGCTCTTCCCCGGCTTCATGATTTAATTCATCGATATAAAGAACAGCTTCATAGGGGTTTGCACATATCCCTTCCCTTATTATACCGGCGCAATTGACAAAGAGATTCTCGAGACAGATCGTTACGCCTGCCTTTTTTGCATCCGGAATAAGCTTTGAAAAATAAGCTGTATTGATGACTTTTTCACGTGCTTTATCCTTCGGATCTTTTAAAACAAAAGGATGAATGACCAGATATGGGATTCCCATCCATCCTGAAAGGTAAATGACTTTTTTAGTCACCTCAAGAAGATGACTGAAAGCTTCTTTATTTCCTTCCGGATAATCGTGAAAAGGGGCATGAGCCTGAAAAAGCTCTAAAGAACAGTCGGAAGCAGCACGCCTGTAAGGCTCGAAAAAACTCTTAAGCTCATCAAGACTTCTGTCATAGAAGCAGCTTCCGTCAGTAGATATAAGAGAGTCATACTCGGAAAAAATTTCGAAATTAAAATCGACTGTATCGAAACCGGCATTTTTTAATTTCATAAATCCATCAAAAGGCAGATCATCAGGATTTCTATATACAGTTCCCAATATATGCATACCGGTCTTGAGCATGAATAATATCCTTTCTTAAATACTGATAATAAGAAGAATTCCTATCACATCATAGCAAAATCAACCTTCTTTTTCAACAAATAGATATTAAGCGGATTTTCAGCTGATATTATGGTTACTGTTCACAGGCAAACTGCGCACTCCGCTACTCTGTACGCTATTTCACTAAGTGCTGAAGCACTAAGTGAAATATGTGTGCGCAGTTATGCCACAATAACTTTGACTGAACACTGGGTTTTGGCTATTATAATATATAATTTCAATCGTTAGGATAGTGCGTCAAGCTAATGTCTGAACTGTAACCCCAAATAAGAATCCTGTCTGAAAAGCCATAGAAAAGGTAACAAATTAATCTTAAGCTGTGCTATAATCTAGCTATCATGGAAAATAATAAGAAGATAATATTAACCGGTGGCGGAACGGCCGGGCATTGCGTTCCGAACCTGGCATTGGTGCCGGAATTAAAAGAGAAGAATTATGAAATAGCATATATAGGTTCCTATACGGGAATAGAGCGAAAACTCGTTACCGCAGAAGGGATAAGATATCATGCGATATCCTCGGGAAAACTCAGACGCTATTTTGACATGAAAAATTTCAGCGATCCTTTCCGTGTAATGAAAGGATTTTTTCAGGCTTTAAGCATATTAAAAAAAGAAAAGCCTGATGTCATTTTTTCAAAGGGAGGATTTGTATCCGTGCCTGTGGTAAAGGCAGCGGCATTGATGCATATCCCCGTAATAATCCATGAGTCTGATATGACCCCGGGACTTGCAAATAAGCTTTCATATGGTTCAGCATCAAAGATATGCTGTTCTTTCAGAGAGACCCTAAAATACCTTCCTTCAGATAAGGCTGTATTTACTGGATCTCCCGTGAGAGCTTCATTGAGAAAAGGTGAGAGAGGCAGGGGCAGAGCATTTACCGGATTTAATGAGTCGACCAAGCCGATAATCATGGTAACAGGAGGAAGTCTTGGTGCAGCACATGTTAATGAAGCAGTAAGACATGCTCTTCCAAAGATCCTTCCGGATTGGAATGTTGTACACCTTTGTGGTAAGGATAAGACAGATTCAGACCTTATCGGAAAAAAAGGCTATGTACAGTATGAATATATTTCAAAGGAAATGGCAGATCTTTTTGCAATGGCAGACCTTGTAATTTCAAGAGCCGGAGCAAATGCAATATTTGAGCTTTTATCCTTAAGGAAACCTAATATTCTCGTGCCGCTTCCGACAGCAGGTTCAAGAGGCGATCAGCTTCTTAATGCAAAATCCTTCCAAAAAGCCGGATATTCATATGTTATCCAGGATGAAGAGTTGAGTGATGATACACTTATGGCAGCGATAAATTCTGTTCGTGATAATTCTATCGATTATATAGAGGCAATGGAAAATGCTGAAGAAAATGATGCCGTAAGGACGATCATAAACCTCATAGAAGAGGTAAGACATACAAAATAAAGAAAGGTAGTTTATGGTAATAAGATTTAAGCCCGTTTTTTCCCATACGATCTGGGGCGGAGATAAACTCAGAACCGAATGGGGATATGATGAAAAGGGAGATGATATTGGGGAATGCTGGACGATCGCAGCTCATCCCCATGGTGATGTGACTGTTGACGGCGGAGAATTCGATGGAATGCATCTTTCGGAGCTTTGGAATGAAAAAAGAAAGCTTTTTGGAAATGCAGAAGGAGATAGATTTCCGCTTCTTATAAAAATAATCACAGCTTCCGATGACCTGAGCATACAGGTTCACCCGGATGATGAATATGCGGGAAAATATGAGAATGGTTCCCTTGGAAAAACCGAAAGCTGGTACATAATTGATTGCGAAAAGGATTCAAAGCTTGTAGTAGGTCATAACGCAAAGACAAAAGAGGAACTCTGCAGAATGATCGATGAGGGCAGATGGTCTGAATTTATAAGGGAAATACCAATAAAAAAAGGAGATATCATAAATATAGTTCCGGGAACGGTCCATGCGATAAAAGGCGGGATAACATTACTCGAGAGCCAGCAGAACAGTGATATCACCTACAGAGTATATGATTACGACAGAAAAAAGGACGGGAAATTAAGAGAGCTTCATATAGAAAAAAGCAAAGATGTAATAACCGTTCCTGCATTAGATGTCAAAGATTCGATAATCGAAGATGATGAAAAGGAGACTGTAAAAAAAGTTATCTCCTGTAAATATTTTGATGTATTCAGAATTATTGTCAACGGAAAAGCTGACTTCAGTGAAAAAAGACCTTTTCTTCTTTTTACCGTTATAGAAGGGGAAGGGGAAGTTGAAGGAGAAAAAATAAAAAAAGGCGACGCCTTTATGATAAGCGCCGGCTATGAAAAAGTTGATTTCAGCGGAAAAATGAAGCTGATCGTTTCATCTTTACCGGATTAAAATAAAAACCCGACTGCTTTATATCAGGCAGCCGGG is from Lachnospiraceae bacterium C1.1 and encodes:
- the manA gene encoding mannose-6-phosphate isomerase, class I gives rise to the protein MVIRFKPVFSHTIWGGDKLRTEWGYDEKGDDIGECWTIAAHPHGDVTVDGGEFDGMHLSELWNEKRKLFGNAEGDRFPLLIKIITASDDLSIQVHPDDEYAGKYENGSLGKTESWYIIDCEKDSKLVVGHNAKTKEELCRMIDEGRWSEFIREIPIKKGDIINIVPGTVHAIKGGITLLESQQNSDITYRVYDYDRKKDGKLRELHIEKSKDVITVPALDVKDSIIEDDEKETVKKVISCKYFDVFRIIVNGKADFSEKRPFLLFTVIEGEGEVEGEKIKKGDAFMISAGYEKVDFSGKMKLIVSSLPD
- a CDS encoding amidohydrolase; translation: MGIVIKDALTVLCENGIDKIAKHSIYIDGENIVGIDQKPEGFTEDTVIDGKDRFVIPGLINAHTHTYMSMMRNCADDLSFMDWLFKTVNPIEDRLEGDDAYWGSLLGQIEMIKSGTTCFNDQQMNIHKTTRAVKESGMRATICRGLVGDKYDKSDKRLNEALEEMEDGKDCDRLGFFFGPHAPYTCSPEYLKMCADVAKEKGYGIHIHLSESATESENMMKDHNCTPIEYARDAGVFEVPTIAAHCVQVTPSDIEILKKYNVSVVTNPASNMKLGNGFAPIPEMMAAGVNVCLGTDGAASNNGQNMFREMSFLSLIHKGTHKTPQCISARETFAIATRNGAQALGLADKTGTIEVGKKADLAILRLDVPSMMPNNNLLAALCYSANGSETDTVIINGRIVMQNREIKTVDEERVYYEIRKICSRLGLDKKEY
- a CDS encoding undecaprenyldiphospho-muramoylpentapeptide beta-N-acetylglucosaminyltransferase — translated: MENNKKIILTGGGTAGHCVPNLALVPELKEKNYEIAYIGSYTGIERKLVTAEGIRYHAISSGKLRRYFDMKNFSDPFRVMKGFFQALSILKKEKPDVIFSKGGFVSVPVVKAAALMHIPVIIHESDMTPGLANKLSYGSASKICCSFRETLKYLPSDKAVFTGSPVRASLRKGERGRGRAFTGFNESTKPIIMVTGGSLGAAHVNEAVRHALPKILPDWNVVHLCGKDKTDSDLIGKKGYVQYEYISKEMADLFAMADLVISRAGANAIFELLSLRKPNILVPLPTAGSRGDQLLNAKSFQKAGYSYVIQDEELSDDTLMAAINSVRDNSIDYIEAMENAEENDAVRTIINLIEEVRHTK
- a CDS encoding sugar phosphate isomerase/epimerase family protein, whose product is MLKTGMHILGTVYRNPDDLPFDGFMKLKNAGFDTVDFNFEIFSEYDSLISTDGSCFYDRSLDELKSFFEPYRRAASDCSLELFQAHAPFHDYPEGNKEAFSHLLEVTKKVIYLSGWMGIPYLVIHPFVLKDPKDKAREKVINTAYFSKLIPDAKKAGVTICLENLFVNCAGIIREGICANPYEAVLYIDELNHEAGEERFGFCFDIGHAAMLGSNIHQFLIMLGSRLKVLHLHENDTVSDTHGIPYTHPRYWSGKPTTDWEALISGLRDIHYDGSLNFESGSSLYTAPEELGDAVRTFTHEIGVYLSRRIAGYNFN
- a CDS encoding HIT family protein → MKDDCIFCKLANGVFETNTLYEDDDFRVILDAGPATKGHALILPKEHYANIYEIPDETAAKAMVLAKKMATEMTEKLNADGFNLVQNNGEVAGQTVFHFHLHLIPRYKDDGQKIGWKPGKPSDEELKEIVETLTK
- a CDS encoding adenosylhomocysteinase: MASEIKDINLAESGLRKIEWVRRNCSLLSMLHDEFEKTKPFAGKKIALSVHLEAKTAFLCLTLKAGGAEMYVTGSNPLSTQDDVAAALVHEGLEVHAWHGTTDEEYMSHIRAVLSPGPDIIIDDGGDLVHMMHTELQDLIPCVIGGCEETTTGIIRLEAMNREGKLKFPMVRVNNAMMKHFFDNRYGTGQSVWDGINRTTNLVVAGKIVVVAGYGWCGKGVAMRAKGLGARVIVTEIDPVRAIEAVMDGFDVMPMNDAAKLGDFFVTVTGCDKVIDEEDFYQLKDGAILCNAGHFDCEIDMARLREIAVESAEMRNNIMGYKLSNGNWIYVLGEGRLVNLACGDGHPAEIMDMSFAIQALSAKYLVEHRNDIKDMLIDVPEEVDREVAVKKLSFLGKSIDKLTPEQEKYLNESGI